The following proteins are co-located in the Bacteroidales bacterium genome:
- a CDS encoding AMP-binding protein has translation MFEIKNNQFNIGYNCTTRQCLEGRGNKTAMIWIDANLERKEFTFSDLDRESNLFANALKKLGFQKGDICFTFLPKCQEQFFSFFGILKMQMIAGTLFSNFGEESLLDRLGDSRAKGIITKKSLYKKILKIKDKLPELRYIILTDVEEHLSENVLSYSSLIKASSENFETPVTTAETYSVLHYTSGSTGKPKGVLHHHKSILLQSYTAENILQLNENEIYWCTADQGWVTGTSYGIIGPWSLGVTQIHFGGGYSAETWMSLIEKEKISIWYTAPTALRMLMREDKSVFRKNNLSKLKHIFSIGEPLNPEIIFWSRDIFGKDIYDTWFQTETGSIMITNKPGIPVKPGSMGKPNGRIEAAIISDEGKILENKKTGNLCVKVGWDSMMQTYLNNEEVYKKKFKNGFYYSGDLAYRDDDGYYWFVGRNDDVINTAGHLISPFEIESALLEIPEIAESGTIGAPDEILFEKVVAYIRLKDQYKWDDDLEMKIRLHLANKLSSIATPQEIIVIKEIPKNKSGKIMRRVLKAWYKGEDPGDVSTLDE, from the coding sequence ATGTTTGAAATAAAAAATAATCAATTCAACATTGGATATAATTGCACAACACGTCAATGCCTTGAAGGACGCGGAAATAAAACAGCCATGATTTGGATAGATGCAAATCTTGAAAGAAAAGAATTTACTTTTTCTGATTTGGATAGAGAAAGCAATTTATTTGCAAATGCATTGAAAAAATTGGGTTTTCAGAAAGGTGATATTTGCTTTACTTTTCTTCCTAAATGCCAGGAACAATTTTTTTCTTTTTTTGGAATATTAAAAATGCAAATGATTGCCGGAACATTATTTTCAAATTTCGGAGAAGAGTCATTACTAGATAGGTTGGGCGATTCAAGGGCAAAAGGTATCATTACAAAAAAAAGTTTGTACAAAAAAATTCTTAAAATAAAAGATAAACTTCCTGAACTTCGTTATATCATTTTAACAGATGTTGAAGAACATTTATCGGAAAATGTTTTAAGCTATTCTTCCTTAATAAAAGCTTCATCAGAAAATTTTGAAACACCTGTAACCACTGCTGAAACATATTCGGTATTACATTACACTTCAGGTTCAACAGGAAAGCCAAAAGGTGTGTTGCATCATCATAAAAGTATTTTGTTGCAAAGCTACACTGCCGAGAATATTTTACAATTGAATGAAAATGAAATATACTGGTGTACTGCTGATCAGGGTTGGGTTACTGGAACGTCTTATGGAATCATTGGCCCGTGGAGTTTGGGTGTTACACAAATTCATTTTGGTGGAGGCTATAGTGCCGAAACATGGATGTCGTTAATCGAGAAAGAAAAAATTTCAATCTGGTACACCGCGCCAACTGCCTTACGAATGCTGATGCGAGAAGACAAATCCGTTTTCAGAAAAAATAATTTATCAAAGCTAAAACATATATTTAGTATTGGTGAACCGTTAAATCCTGAAATAATTTTTTGGTCGCGCGATATTTTTGGAAAAGATATTTATGATACCTGGTTTCAGACAGAAACCGGAAGTATTATGATAACCAATAAACCCGGAATACCAGTAAAACCGGGTTCGATGGGAAAACCAAACGGACGCATTGAAGCTGCAATAATTTCGGATGAAGGGAAAATTTTGGAAAATAAAAAAACAGGAAACCTTTGCGTAAAAGTCGGATGGGATTCGATGATGCAAACTTATCTGAATAATGAAGAGGTTTATAAAAAGAAATTTAAAAATGGTTTTTATTATTCCGGTGATTTGGCATACCGCGATGATGATGGCTATTACTGGTTTGTAGGACGTAATGATGATGTGATAAATACAGCGGGACATTTAATAAGTCCGTTTGAAATTGAAAGTGCTTTACTCGAAATCCCTGAAATAGCCGAATCTGGAACGATTGGCGCACCTGATGAAATTTTATTTGAAAAAGTTGTAGCATACATTCGTTTAAAAGACCAGTATAAATGGGATGATGATTTGGAAATGAAAATACGATTGCATCTTGCCAATAAACTTTCATCTATTGCAACACCACAGGAAATAATAGTAATAAAAGAAATCCCGAAAAATAAAAGCGGTAAAATTATGCGTCGTGTTCTGAAAGCCTGGTATAAAGGCGAAGACCCGGGAGATGTTTCAACTTTAGATGAGTAA
- a CDS encoding MBOAT family O-acyltransferase, whose protein sequence is MTDFLNALTYNPNHPLLFNSVLFFLLFSFLYGIYVLVINKVKTRNIILLIFSLYFYYKISGIAVIILFCIATSDYFIGKGIFKIKKKPGKTILLFLSIIINLGSLFYFKYTNFFLKLWDSMQGGNDPLVYNIIMPIGISFFVFKSLSYIFDIYRGDIEQPEKKYFNYVLYVAFFPNILAGPISRASDLLPQFKEKISLSETNIGMGFFLIMCGAFKKIFIADFLAGNFVDRVFDAPDYFSGFESLMAGYGYMIQLYFDFSGYTDIVIGIACLLGFSIMPNFNKPFSSVNVTDFWRRWHMTLSSWLRDYLFTPLTLGLRNWKTFGIILSLIITFVLCGFWHGANLTFIIWGGLHALAMVWDVITNKSRSKIRKKTNKNIYKFISIFITFHFLCFSFIIFRAADVATAMKIYSKIFTSLDFSLFTQWVNLYLYPFLILIFGLVLHYTPMKWNVSLQNSFTKLHWILKAAVVVFAFILIYQVFSSQSQPFIYLEF, encoded by the coding sequence ATGACTGACTTTTTAAATGCATTAACATATAATCCAAATCATCCGCTGTTATTCAATTCCGTTTTATTTTTTCTTTTGTTTTCTTTCCTTTATGGGATATATGTTTTGGTGATCAATAAAGTAAAAACCAGGAATATTATTTTACTTATTTTTAGTTTGTATTTTTATTATAAAATCAGCGGAATTGCAGTAATCATACTGTTTTGCATTGCTACCTCTGATTATTTTATTGGCAAAGGTATTTTTAAAATTAAAAAGAAACCAGGAAAAACGATTCTTCTTTTTCTTTCGATAATAATAAATCTTGGAAGTTTATTTTATTTTAAATACACCAATTTCTTTTTAAAACTTTGGGATAGTATGCAAGGTGGAAATGACCCGCTGGTATATAATATTATCATGCCTATTGGAATATCATTTTTTGTTTTTAAATCGCTTTCATATATTTTTGATATATATCGCGGAGATATTGAACAGCCGGAAAAAAAATATTTCAATTATGTGTTGTATGTTGCATTTTTCCCGAATATTCTTGCCGGACCTATTTCACGTGCATCGGATTTACTTCCGCAGTTCAAAGAAAAAATTTCTTTATCTGAAACAAATATTGGAATGGGATTTTTCCTGATCATGTGCGGTGCATTCAAGAAAATTTTTATTGCCGATTTTCTTGCCGGAAATTTTGTTGACCGTGTTTTCGATGCGCCTGATTATTTTTCAGGCTTCGAAAGCCTTATGGCTGGCTATGGTTATATGATTCAGTTGTATTTCGATTTTTCGGGATATACTGATATTGTTATAGGCATTGCTTGTCTTCTTGGATTTTCTATTATGCCGAATTTCAATAAACCTTTTTCTTCAGTTAACGTCACCGACTTCTGGAGGCGTTGGCATATGACCCTTTCATCGTGGTTACGCGATTATTTATTTACCCCATTAACACTTGGTTTGCGCAATTGGAAAACGTTTGGAATAATCTTGTCGTTAATAATAACTTTTGTTTTGTGTGGTTTCTGGCATGGTGCAAATCTTACATTTATTATTTGGGGCGGACTTCATGCGCTTGCAATGGTATGGGATGTTATTACAAATAAATCGAGAAGTAAAATACGAAAGAAGACAAATAAAAATATTTATAAGTTCATCAGCATTTTTATAACATTTCATTTTTTGTGTTTCTCGTTTATAATTTTCCGAGCAGCCGATGTTGCAACTGCAATGAAAATATATTCTAAAATATTTACCAGTTTAGATTTTAGTTTATTTACACAATGGGTGAATTTATATTTATATCCTTTCTTGATTTTGATTTTCGGACTCGTATTGCATTATACGCCTATGAAATGGAATGTATCATTACAAAATAGTTTTACAAAGCTGCATTGGATATTGAAAGCAGCGGTTGTTGTTTTTGCTTTTATATTGATTTACCAGGTGTTTTCATCACAATCGCAACCATTTATTTATTTAGAGTTTTAA
- a CDS encoding LysM peptidoglycan-binding domain-containing protein — MKNRKNYILSFLCIAVIFILYAFNFSPAGMFHDATYKPDSIANPQYIKRLITYSKKYDFIKYNQNYIEWKDYSSIKYFLNNLKKTPRRKLRVLHIGDSHVQADIFTGYIRNELQSIFGDGGRGFVFPYAAASTHAAYDYKTSCKGKWEYSRNVQPYPAYDIGITGATVYTEDSSSSFKIIFNKNALKKEFNLLKIYCKRSPESFDLKLKTSNAETPLYIDCNSYNDKLYIEVKLPEASDTLEFFVNKTDTIQKYFECYGLMIETNEEKGILYNSVGINSAGLKSVLRENLLLYQLQELKPDLVIFDMGTNDFYKVKFQSEEIENDLCKIIDIIQCAAPKASIILSDVQDIYYRYWNEANCKTYSNLMREVAFRKGCAFYDYFYVSGGQYSMLKWLNNRLASYDRVHLNAAGYYLRGELFCNAILNSYYQSLTRDSINQFIALEEFPDTAKTNILLATRNIPEVKDTDVTANTIQEATKVWTTQTFYYTIKSGDALGTIAKKYGVTIKQLQYWNKLTSTNIAAGKTLVIYKQVLTNSNDASTQYTKAAAPKYTPPVQKAVTPSSAITTNSKITTSAPKTTTPKTTTTTTTKSTVKYTVVKGDNLFNIAKKYSTTVAQIKKLNSLTSDALKLGQVLIIKK, encoded by the coding sequence TTGAAAAACAGGAAGAATTATATTTTATCATTTTTATGTATTGCTGTAATTTTTATTCTGTATGCATTTAACTTTTCGCCTGCAGGAATGTTTCATGATGCAACCTATAAGCCCGATTCCATTGCAAATCCTCAATACATCAAGCGACTTATTACTTACAGTAAAAAATATGATTTCATAAAATACAACCAGAATTATATTGAATGGAAAGATTATAGTTCGATAAAATATTTTTTAAATAACCTGAAAAAAACACCAAGAAGAAAACTTAGGGTATTGCATATTGGCGATTCACATGTTCAGGCAGATATTTTTACCGGATATATTCGCAATGAACTGCAATCAATTTTTGGTGATGGAGGTCGTGGCTTTGTTTTTCCATATGCTGCAGCAAGCACACATGCAGCATATGATTATAAAACTTCATGCAAAGGCAAATGGGAATATTCAAGAAATGTTCAGCCTTACCCAGCTTACGATATAGGAATTACCGGGGCAACAGTTTATACCGAAGATAGTTCTTCAAGTTTTAAAATTATTTTTAATAAAAATGCGTTAAAGAAGGAATTTAATTTATTGAAAATATATTGTAAAAGATCACCTGAAAGTTTCGACCTGAAACTGAAAACATCCAACGCTGAAACGCCTTTATATATTGACTGTAATTCATACAATGACAAATTATATATCGAAGTAAAATTACCGGAGGCCAGCGATACACTTGAATTTTTTGTAAATAAAACCGATACCATACAGAAATATTTTGAATGCTATGGATTGATGATTGAAACGAATGAAGAAAAAGGTATCCTGTATAATAGCGTTGGAATTAACAGCGCCGGGCTTAAAAGTGTTTTAAGAGAAAATCTATTGCTTTACCAGCTACAGGAATTAAAACCTGATCTTGTAATTTTTGATATGGGAACAAATGATTTTTATAAAGTAAAATTTCAAAGCGAAGAAATAGAAAATGATCTTTGTAAGATAATTGATATTATTCAGTGTGCAGCACCTAAAGCTTCAATAATCCTTTCTGATGTACAGGATATTTATTACAGGTATTGGAATGAAGCCAATTGCAAAACATATTCTAACCTGATGCGTGAAGTGGCTTTCCGGAAAGGTTGTGCTTTTTATGATTATTTTTATGTCAGTGGCGGGCAGTATTCTATGCTGAAATGGTTAAACAACAGGCTGGCCAGTTACGACAGGGTTCATTTGAATGCAGCCGGTTATTATTTACGTGGTGAACTTTTTTGTAATGCAATTTTGAATTCCTATTATCAATCGCTTACCCGCGATAGTATTAATCAATTTATTGCCCTGGAAGAATTTCCTGATACAGCGAAAACAAATATTCTTCTTGCAACAAGAAATATCCCGGAAGTGAAAGATACCGATGTAACAGCTAATACAATACAGGAAGCAACCAAAGTTTGGACAACACAAACATTTTATTATACCATCAAATCAGGTGATGCACTTGGTACAATTGCTAAAAAATATGGAGTAACAATTAAACAACTTCAATACTGGAATAAACTTACTTCAACAAATATTGCAGCAGGGAAAACTCTTGTAATATACAAGCAAGTGCTTACAAATAGTAATGATGCTTCAACCCAATATACAAAAGCTGCTGCACCAAAATATACACCACCGGTACAAAAAGCAGTTACTCCATCATCAGCCATAACCACTAATTCAAAAATAACTACATCGGCACCCAAAACCACAACACCAAAGACTACTACAACAACTACAACAAAAAGTACAGTCAAATATACGGTTGTGAAAGGTGATAATTTATTTAATATAGCCAAAAAGTATAGTACAACAGTTGCGCAAATTAAAAAACTAAATAGTTTAACAAGTGATGCTTTAAAGCTTGGACAAGTGCTGATAATAAAGAAATAA